The following coding sequences lie in one Zonotrichia leucophrys gambelii isolate GWCS_2022_RI chromosome 4A, RI_Zleu_2.0, whole genome shotgun sequence genomic window:
- the LOC135447604 gene encoding P2R1A-PPP2R2A-interacting phosphatase regulator 1 isoform X2 translates to MGGAGGAGAAAMAQEKMELDLELPPGSAAAPGDGGGLRRSNSAPLIHGLSDNSQVFQGSVLRTRRNSTTVMNRHSLFVPSSPIRIPSSRLHQIKQEEGMNLLNRETVREREVQVAMQMSHSWEESLSLSDNDFEKSLSPKQVDFVPVSPAPSPTRGIGKQCFSPSLQSLVSSTGLPPSPSPSPTRRFSRRSQSPINCIRPSVLGSMKRKGVTEMEDHPKRLFQGSTTMLTPEAAHQADLGACLSSHTLDDNRSSAGSSCDSPAEAGTSTDSPVSLSDSRSPFLPVDLMAKLPMN, encoded by the exons ATGGGCGGAGCGGGAggagccggagccgccgcgATGGCTCAGGAGAAGATGGAGCTGGACCTGGAGCTGCCGCCGGGGAGCGCCGCGGCCCCGGGCGACGGCGGCGGCCTGAGGCGGTCGAACAGCGCCCCACTCATCCACGGGCTCAG tgaCAACTCGCAGGTGTTCCAGGGCAGCGTCCTGCGCACCCGCAGGAACAGCACCACGGTCATGAACCGGCACAGCCTG TTTGTGCCATCATCTCCTATCCGGATTCCTAGCAGCCGTCTTCATCAAATCAAACAA GAGGAAGGAATGAATTTGCTGAACAGGGAAACCGTTCGTGAGAG agAAGTGCAAGTAGCAATGCAGATGAGCCACTCATGGGAGGAGAGCTTGAGCCTG AGTGACAATGATTTTGAAAAATCACTATCACCAAAGCAAGTAGACTTTGTTCCAgtttctccagctccttcaccTACAAGAGGAATAGGGAAG CAATGTTTCTCACCATCTTTGCAAAGTCTggtgagcagcactgggctgcCTCCAAGTCCCAGCCCAAGTCCAACAAGAAGATTTTCAAG GAGAAGCCAGAGCCCCATTAACTGCATTCGACCAAGTGTTCTTGGAtcaatgaaaagaaaag GTGTGACAGAGATGGAAGATCACCCAAAAAGATTATTCCAAGGATCCACCACCATGCTAACCCCCGAGGCTGCACATCAGGCGGACCTTGGGGCATG TCTGTCCTCACACACCCTGGATGACAACAGGAGCAGTGCAGGCTCCTCCTGTGACTCCCCAGCTGaagctggcaccagcacagacTCTCCAGTGTCACTCTCTGACTCCAGATCCCCGTTTTTGCCCGTGGATCTCATGGCCAAGTTACCAATGAACTGA
- the LOC135447604 gene encoding P2R1A-PPP2R2A-interacting phosphatase regulator 1 isoform X1 — protein MGGAGGAGAAAMAQEKMELDLELPPGSAAAPGDGGGLRRSNSAPLIHGLSDNSQVFQGSVLRTRRNSTTVMNRHSLFVPSSPIRIPSSRLHQIKQEEGMNLLNRETVREREVQVAMQMSHSWEESLSLSDNDFEKSLSPKQVDFVPVSPAPSPTRGIGKQCFSPSLQSLVSSTGLPPSPSPSPTRRFSSRRSQSPINCIRPSVLGSMKRKGVTEMEDHPKRLFQGSTTMLTPEAAHQADLGACLSSHTLDDNRSSAGSSCDSPAEAGTSTDSPVSLSDSRSPFLPVDLMAKLPMN, from the exons ATGGGCGGAGCGGGAggagccggagccgccgcgATGGCTCAGGAGAAGATGGAGCTGGACCTGGAGCTGCCGCCGGGGAGCGCCGCGGCCCCGGGCGACGGCGGCGGCCTGAGGCGGTCGAACAGCGCCCCACTCATCCACGGGCTCAG tgaCAACTCGCAGGTGTTCCAGGGCAGCGTCCTGCGCACCCGCAGGAACAGCACCACGGTCATGAACCGGCACAGCCTG TTTGTGCCATCATCTCCTATCCGGATTCCTAGCAGCCGTCTTCATCAAATCAAACAA GAGGAAGGAATGAATTTGCTGAACAGGGAAACCGTTCGTGAGAG agAAGTGCAAGTAGCAATGCAGATGAGCCACTCATGGGAGGAGAGCTTGAGCCTG AGTGACAATGATTTTGAAAAATCACTATCACCAAAGCAAGTAGACTTTGTTCCAgtttctccagctccttcaccTACAAGAGGAATAGGGAAG CAATGTTTCTCACCATCTTTGCAAAGTCTggtgagcagcactgggctgcCTCCAAGTCCCAGCCCAAGTCCAACAAGAAGATTTTCAAG CAGGAGAAGCCAGAGCCCCATTAACTGCATTCGACCAAGTGTTCTTGGAtcaatgaaaagaaaag GTGTGACAGAGATGGAAGATCACCCAAAAAGATTATTCCAAGGATCCACCACCATGCTAACCCCCGAGGCTGCACATCAGGCGGACCTTGGGGCATG TCTGTCCTCACACACCCTGGATGACAACAGGAGCAGTGCAGGCTCCTCCTGTGACTCCCCAGCTGaagctggcaccagcacagacTCTCCAGTGTCACTCTCTGACTCCAGATCCCCGTTTTTGCCCGTGGATCTCATGGCCAAGTTACCAATGAACTGA